A portion of the Sabethes cyaneus chromosome 3, idSabCyanKW18_F2, whole genome shotgun sequence genome contains these proteins:
- the LOC128743894 gene encoding cytoplasmic dynein 2 light intermediate chain 1, protein MSELNSMEIDMSETIQDIAMKLVAEQKKNETSLTTGPSERTIFVLGSKGAGKSTLINKFLDRDDSTRPTLALEYSFGRKTAAGQGAQKNVCNVWELGSLANSSQLIEVPVRSSVLNTFSAVIVLDLSQPDRLWTDLECALNGVKQAVNKHCTSNDITKMLDFMKQRIGVDHDDLNTLEIVPFPVLIIGGKYDLFQNLDTEIRKHVCRCLRSVTHAIGAALIFYSTKNASLSKIVRDTMNHLGFGSPSNPIKTTATDHNGPIVVPYGGDSWERIGVTPTNSERIGLNYSAEIPQVGMERAVLPDDPAKDAGFQEREIDELRAQRDEELMRFLKDTEIRMKFETVQ, encoded by the exons ATGAGTGAGTTAAATTCAATGGAGATTGACATGAGCGAAACCATTCAGGACATTGCAATGAAATTGGTTGCCGagcagaagaaaaatgaaaccaGTCTGACAACTGGTCCCAGCGAGCGGACTATATTTGTGCTGGGAAGCAAAGGAGCG ggtAAATCCACACTTATAAATAAATTTCTAGATCGAGATGACTCTACTCGGCCTACGTTAGCGCTGGAGTATTCATTCGGACGAAAAACTGCTGCCGGTCAGGGAGCACAAAAAAATGTTTGCAACGTATGGGAGCTGGGCAGCTTGGCTAATTCCAGCCAGCTTATAGAAGTTCCCGTGCGATCGAGTGTTTTGAATACATTCTCAGCAGTTATTGTTCTGGATCTGTCTCAACCAGACCGTCTCTGGACGGACCTTGAGTGTGCTCTAAATGGGGTAAAACAAGCTGTCAATAAGCACTGTACATCGAATGACATCACCAAAATGCTAGACTTCATGAAGCAACGTATTGGTGTTGACCACGACGACTTGAACACCTTGGAAATAGTACCTTTTCCGGTATTGATTATTGGTGGAAAGTAtgatttgtttcaaaatttggacaccgAAATTAGAAAGCATGTGTGTCGATGCCTGCGTTCCGTAACTCATGCGATAGGTGCCGCTCTAATATTTTATTCGacaaaaaatgcttccctctcgAAGATAGTTCGTGACACAATGAATCATCTGGGATTCGGGAGCCCCTCGAATCCAATCAAAACAACGGCCACGGACCATAATGGACCGATCGTGGTTCCGTACGGTGGGGATTCGTGGGAACGAATTGGAGTAACGCCAACCAACTCGGAGCGGATCGGACTGAATTACAGTGCCGAAATTCCCCAGGTCGGCATGGAGCGCGCCGTACTGCCGGATGATCCGGCGAAAGACGCTGGCTTTCAAGAGCGAGAAATCGATGAACTGCGAGCCCAACGGGATGAAGAGCTGATGCGTTTTCTGAAGGATACCGAAATTCGGATGAAGTTTGAAACGGTCCAGTAA